A single window of Arcobacter venerupis DNA harbors:
- a CDS encoding amino acid ABC transporter ATP-binding protein: MISMVNINKFYDDFHVLKNINFTVKKGEIVVVCGPSGSGKSTLIRCINGLEDIDDGDIIVDSIDIHGSKKNLQEIRSEVGMVFQHFNLFPHLTILENITIAPTLVKNMDKKIAKDVAMELLKKVKLSDKANAYPADLSGGQKQRVAIARSLAMKPKIILFDEPTSALDPETIGDVLSVMKDLAQENFTIVCVTHEMGFAKEVGDRIVFMDHGVIIEENSPMEFFNNPKSERAKKFLNEILTH, translated from the coding sequence ATAATTTCGATGGTAAATATTAATAAATTTTATGATGATTTTCATGTATTAAAAAATATTAATTTTACTGTAAAAAAAGGTGAAATAGTAGTAGTTTGTGGGCCTAGTGGTTCAGGTAAATCTACGCTAATTAGGTGTATAAATGGATTGGAAGATATTGATGATGGTGATATAATTGTTGATTCAATTGATATTCATGGAAGTAAAAAGAATCTTCAAGAAATACGAAGTGAAGTAGGAATGGTATTTCAACACTTTAATCTTTTCCCACATCTTACAATTTTAGAAAATATTACAATAGCTCCAACTTTAGTAAAAAATATGGATAAAAAAATTGCTAAAGATGTAGCTATGGAATTACTTAAAAAAGTAAAATTATCAGATAAAGCAAATGCTTATCCAGCTGATTTAAGTGGTGGTCAAAAACAAAGAGTTGCAATTGCAAGATCTTTAGCCATGAAACCAAAAATAATACTTTTTGATGAACCAACATCTGCACTTGATCCTGAAACAATCGGAGATGTACTTTCTGTTATGAAAGATTTAGCCCAAGAAAATTTTACAATAGTTTGTGTAACTCATGAAATGGGATTTGCAAAAGAAGTAGGGGATAGAATTGTATTTATGGATCATGGTGTGATTATTGAAGAAAATAGTCCTATGGAATTCTTTAATAATCCAAAAAGTGAAAGAGCTAAAAAGTTCTTAAATGAAATTTTAACACATTAA
- a CDS encoding 2OG-Fe(II) oxygenase codes for MTQISNNIYCADFLITFDIETKLLPNPYYDYPYLIIDNFLSIHDCDEINKQIKEDDDYQKAQIKTTDILISAQTNEEIRKTNIYSLSEKYLDVYTNRFLEHQALIEDYFKIALTTSTEVQVLEYLKDSFYTMHSDDSSMLYKDEQLIGFLPVAKQRKISTVLFTTSYDENISDNTFTGGELLFNFLCDKDANEVKVKPKAGTMLVFLSNPFFTHEVLKVNQGRRISLVQWHNALIN; via the coding sequence ATGACACAAATTAGCAATAATATATATTGTGCTGATTTCTTAATTACATTTGATATTGAAACTAAATTATTACCTAACCCTTATTATGACTATCCTTATTTGATTATTGACAATTTTCTAAGTATTCATGACTGTGATGAAATTAATAAACAAATCAAAGAAGACGATGATTATCAAAAAGCACAAATAAAAACTACAGATATATTAATATCAGCGCAAACAAATGAAGAGATTAGAAAAACAAATATCTATTCATTAAGTGAAAAATATTTAGATGTGTATACAAATAGATTTTTAGAACATCAAGCCCTAATAGAAGATTATTTTAAAATAGCACTTACAACATCAACTGAAGTACAAGTTTTAGAATATCTAAAAGACTCATTTTATACTATGCATAGTGATGATTCAAGTATGTTATACAAAGATGAACAATTAATAGGTTTTCTTCCCGTTGCAAAACAAAGAAAAATATCAACTGTTTTATTTACAACATCATATGATGAGAATATTAGTGATAATACCTTTACTGGTGGTGAGCTTTTATTTAACTTTTTATGTGATAAAGATGCAAATGAAGTAAAAGTAAAACCAAAAGCTGGAACTATGTTAGTATTCTTAAGTAATCCATTTTTTACCCATGAAGTTTTAAAAGTAAATCAAGGAAGAAGAATAAGTTTAGTTCAATGGCATAATGCACTTATCAATTAA
- a CDS encoding amino acid ABC transporter permease — protein MSKKHQSLAQNKNLGHLIALMFYVVVGYFLYIAASNMNYVWKWNSIPDYFVYTETKAVEASVDGKLVLENGIYYIQNNKDKTQLALDDTYKFSYNVGEDVYEGDTIAKKSISKTGPVLNGLWVTLKISFFAAILTLFIGIIVSLMRLSSYQFLKDIATVYITIVRGTPLLVQIFLFYFIVANIFELDRFVAGVLALGIFFGAYVAEVLRGAIQSIDKGQLEASKSLGISNFQAMRYIILPQAFKRALPTLVGEMIALVKDSSLVSVISITDLTKVGKEIVANTFSPFETWIVVALVYLTITSSMSYIGHIIEKKMASKGGMS, from the coding sequence ATGTCAAAAAAGCATCAATCATTAGCACAAAATAAAAACTTAGGGCATCTAATTGCCCTAATGTTTTATGTAGTTGTAGGATATTTCTTATATATTGCTGCATCAAATATGAATTATGTATGGAAATGGAATTCTATTCCTGATTATTTTGTATATACTGAAACAAAAGCAGTTGAAGCATCTGTAGATGGGAAACTTGTACTTGAAAATGGTATTTATTATATACAAAATAATAAAGATAAAACTCAGTTAGCTTTAGATGATACTTATAAATTTTCTTACAATGTTGGAGAAGATGTTTATGAGGGTGATACTATTGCTAAAAAATCAATAAGTAAAACAGGTCCTGTTTTAAATGGACTTTGGGTTACTTTAAAAATATCTTTTTTTGCTGCTATCTTAACTCTTTTTATTGGAATAATAGTCTCTTTAATGAGGTTATCAAGTTATCAATTTTTAAAAGATATTGCAACAGTTTATATTACAATTGTTAGAGGAACACCTTTACTTGTTCAGATATTTTTATTTTATTTTATAGTTGCAAATATATTTGAATTAGATAGATTTGTAGCAGGGGTTTTAGCTCTTGGAATATTCTTTGGTGCTTATGTTGCTGAGGTTTTAAGAGGTGCAATTCAATCAATAGACAAAGGTCAACTTGAAGCTTCTAAATCTTTAGGGATTTCAAATTTTCAAGCTATGAGATATATCATTTTACCACAAGCTTTCAAACGAGCTTTACCTACACTTGTAGGAGAAATGATTGCTTTAGTGAAAGATTCTTCTTTAGTTTCAGTTATTTCAATTACAGATTTAACAAAAGTTGGTAAAGAGATTGTTGCAAATACTTTCTCACCATTTGAAACGTGGATAGTAGTTGCGTTAGTTTATTTAACTATTACTTCAAGTATGAGTTATATTGGACATATTATAGAGAAAAAAATGGCTTCAAAAGGTGGAATGAGTTAG
- a CDS encoding NUDIX hydrolase, which yields MNNNTSLENIGCFKTILDPYNGITINSIDLPQSKEEFELNLDFLINEVENKRFLIWIYIDIKKSDFIPIATKKGFIFHSCDEDYILLVKALKENAIIPTASNHTLGVGAVVINDKNELLVIKERISTVGYKLPGGHIDNREMISSALKREVLEETGIDVEFESIVSLGHFYPHQFYKSNLYILCTAIPKSLEININDTQEIIDAKWMDVDSYLDDINVSDYSKAIVLAAINFKGLKRANQEVLCHIKKDFELFFPIES from the coding sequence ATGAACAATAATACAAGTTTAGAAAATATTGGTTGCTTTAAAACAATTCTTGATCCATATAATGGAATAACAATTAATAGTATAGATTTACCACAATCAAAAGAAGAGTTTGAGTTAAACCTTGATTTTTTAATTAATGAAGTTGAAAATAAAAGATTTTTAATTTGGATTTATATAGATATAAAAAAATCAGACTTTATTCCAATTGCTACAAAAAAAGGATTTATTTTTCACTCTTGTGATGAAGATTATATTTTACTTGTAAAAGCACTAAAAGAAAATGCCATAATCCCAACAGCTTCAAATCATACTTTAGGTGTGGGAGCTGTTGTCATAAATGATAAAAATGAATTATTAGTAATCAAAGAGAGAATATCAACTGTTGGATATAAACTTCCAGGTGGGCACATTGATAACCGTGAGATGATTTCAAGTGCACTTAAAAGAGAAGTTTTAGAAGAAACAGGAATAGATGTTGAGTTTGAGTCTATAGTCTCTCTAGGGCATTTTTATCCCCACCAATTTTATAAATCAAATTTATATATATTATGTACAGCAATTCCAAAAAGTTTAGAAATAAATATAAATGATACTCAAGAAATAATTGATGCAAAATGGATGGATGTGGATAGTTATTTAGATGATATAAATGTTTCTGATTATTCAAAGGCAATAGTTTTAGCAGCAATAAATTTTAAAGGTTTAAAAAGAGCGAATCAAGAAGTTCTTTGTCATATTAAAAAAGATTTCGAACTATTTTTCCCAATAGAAAGTTAG
- a CDS encoding helix-hairpin-helix domain-containing protein, translated as MTDNLIALLEEKTSFSKGVIQNILKLLEDGCTIPFIARYRKDLTSNATDEQLRDFEDIYNYSLKLLTRKEEIICILKERNFLDEKIKTHINSATTLQMLEDIYAPFKDKKSSRTSTAIENGLEPLANIIQSMKYSLDEINQKAKQFINKEVTTVQDAINGASDIIAQRYADDFRTKEVIRSIVLNYGILETKKTKTFNENGVYISVANISEKVKYIKSHRFLAINRAVNEKELTVKIEVDENYILENIKKYKIPSSASSSKELVFEAYKDGLKRLLLPSLKREALSELKEKASSEAITLFGKNLKELLLTPPLVNQVILGMDPGYVSGCKLAVIDENGNYLASNVIYPTKPKEDFLNSSKIVLELIKKYKINSIAIGNGTASQETAAFISKLINENNLDIKYAVVSEIGASVYSASKIAMMEYPNLDVTIRGAISIAQRLRDPMAALVKIDPKSLGIGQYQHDVNQKELGAKLENVTVDLVNKVGVDINSASYKLLSFISGISEKLALNIIEHKEKIKNFKTKSELLKVKGIGAKAYEQSVGFLRIKDGKSILDNTAIHPENYDVVEKLQKKYKIEEIKDNQIEEISKELNCPILLLKDIIAELLKPGYDVRSEFDTVEFSKDIKTIEDLKEGFIISGVVRNITDFGAFVDIGLKNDGLIHISQISEKRISHPMDVLSINQQLKNIKVISIDLEKQRVGLSLK; from the coding sequence TTGACTGATAATTTAATAGCACTTTTAGAAGAAAAAACCTCATTTTCTAAAGGTGTTATCCAAAACATACTAAAACTTTTAGAAGATGGTTGTACTATTCCTTTTATTGCTCGATATAGAAAAGATTTAACTTCAAATGCTACAGATGAACAACTTCGTGATTTTGAAGACATATATAATTATTCACTAAAACTTCTAACTAGAAAAGAAGAGATAATTTGCATTTTAAAAGAGAGAAACTTTTTAGATGAAAAAATTAAAACTCACATAAATAGTGCTACAACTTTGCAAATGTTAGAAGATATTTATGCACCTTTTAAAGATAAAAAATCATCAAGAACATCAACAGCTATTGAAAATGGACTTGAACCACTAGCAAATATTATTCAATCAATGAAATACTCACTTGATGAGATAAACCAAAAAGCAAAACAGTTTATAAATAAAGAAGTTACAACTGTTCAAGATGCAATAAATGGAGCTAGTGATATTATCGCTCAAAGATATGCCGATGATTTTAGAACAAAAGAAGTGATTAGAAGTATCGTTTTAAACTATGGAATTTTAGAAACTAAAAAAACAAAAACATTTAATGAAAATGGTGTTTATATTAGTGTTGCAAATATAAGTGAAAAAGTAAAATATATAAAATCACATAGATTTCTAGCAATAAATAGAGCTGTAAATGAAAAAGAACTAACAGTAAAAATCGAAGTTGATGAAAACTATATTTTAGAAAATATAAAAAAATATAAAATTCCTTCAAGTGCATCAAGCTCAAAAGAGTTAGTTTTTGAAGCCTACAAAGATGGACTAAAAAGATTACTTCTTCCAAGTTTAAAAAGAGAAGCATTAAGTGAACTAAAAGAGAAAGCTTCAAGTGAAGCAATCACACTTTTTGGAAAAAATCTAAAAGAGCTACTTCTTACTCCTCCACTTGTAAATCAAGTAATTTTAGGAATGGATCCTGGTTATGTGAGTGGTTGTAAATTAGCAGTAATTGATGAAAATGGAAACTATCTTGCTTCAAATGTGATTTATCCAACCAAACCAAAAGAGGATTTTCTAAACTCTTCAAAAATAGTTTTAGAGCTAATAAAAAAATACAAAATCAACTCTATTGCTATTGGAAATGGAACAGCTTCACAAGAGACAGCAGCATTTATATCAAAATTGATAAATGAAAATAACTTAGATATAAAATACGCAGTTGTAAGTGAAATAGGAGCAAGTGTTTATTCAGCTTCAAAAATAGCTATGATGGAGTATCCAAATCTTGACGTTACAATAAGAGGTGCAATCTCAATAGCCCAAAGACTTCGTGACCCAATGGCAGCTTTAGTAAAAATCGACCCAAAATCACTAGGAATTGGACAATATCAACACGATGTGAATCAAAAAGAGCTTGGAGCAAAACTTGAAAATGTAACAGTAGATTTAGTAAATAAAGTAGGAGTTGATATAAACTCAGCTTCATATAAACTGCTTTCATTTATCTCAGGAATTTCTGAAAAACTAGCTCTTAATATAATAGAACACAAAGAAAAAATCAAAAACTTTAAAACAAAATCAGAACTTCTAAAAGTAAAGGGAATCGGTGCAAAAGCTTACGAACAATCAGTTGGATTTTTAAGAATCAAAGATGGAAAAAGTATCCTAGATAATACAGCAATTCATCCAGAAAACTACGATGTTGTAGAAAAACTTCAAAAGAAATACAAAATAGAAGAGATAAAAGATAATCAAATTGAAGAAATTTCAAAAGAACTAAACTGCCCTATTTTACTTCTAAAAGATATAATCGCCGAACTTCTAAAACCAGGCTACGATGTGAGAAGTGAATTTGATACAGTAGAGTTTTCAAAAGATATAAAAACAATAGAAGACTTAAAAGAAGGATTTATAATAAGTGGAGTTGTAAGAAACATCACAGACTTCGGAGCTTTTGTGGATATTGGTCTAAAAAATGATGGATTAATCCATATCTCACAAATCAGCGAAAAAAGAATCTCCCATCCAATGGATGTTTTAAGTATAAATCAACAGTTGAAAAATATTAAAGTTATTAGTATTGATTTGGAGAAACAGAGGGTTGGGTTGAGTTTGAAGTAA
- a CDS encoding RidA family protein: MKTIISTPKAPSAIGPYNQATAFDKLIFTSGQIALNPQTMEIVEGGVQEQTKQVMDNLKAVLEEAGSSFENVLKTTCYLSDMDNFVAFNEIYAQYFKGETAPARSTVAVKTLPKNVLVEVDTIAFKN, translated from the coding sequence ATGAAAACTATTATTTCAACACCAAAAGCACCAAGCGCAATCGGACCATATAATCAAGCAACAGCATTTGATAAATTAATTTTTACATCTGGACAAATTGCATTAAATCCACAAACTATGGAAATAGTTGAAGGTGGAGTTCAAGAGCAGACAAAACAAGTTATGGACAATCTAAAAGCAGTTTTAGAAGAAGCAGGAAGCTCTTTTGAAAATGTTTTAAAAACTACGTGTTATTTATCAGACATGGATAACTTTGTAGCTTTCAATGAAATTTATGCTCAATATTTCAAAGGTGAAACTGCACCTGCAAGATCAACAGTTGCTGTGAAAACTTTACCTAAAAATGTTTTAGTTGAAGTTGATACAATTGCTTTTAAAAACTAG
- a CDS encoding GGDEF and EAL domain-containing protein — MYRDNSYYEEIFKNVSEPIFLLEGQNYINANLSALSLFKIKSKNELFLYHPFQLSPEYQPDGELSSKKAKRMLALCYKNGEHTFEWVSKSTDGKIFLVEINLKKVLIDDREVLVSKLKNLETTRNIEKDLIKQKQIVEQKDEYIQKINEILLSNKDNENLLESLILLEGYKKALDESSIVSKTDLKGIITYVNDNFCEISGYKKEELIGANHNIIRHPDTQKDFFKHLWQTINNKKVFKGIIKNKKKNNQAYYVNSTIIPLLDKNNEITEYIAIRNDITSLFEKDELIYEQFTDELTSLPNRQKLLNDLKNSINPKLAIINIDRFKDINNSYGIEIGDEILKRFAKRLMTFKSTNLNIYRISGDIFAFMASGNFKIEELRKTCMNIITLCDRENFIIDDYSFDISFTIGIADTNDKLLTHAEIALFWAKKINIDIGVFDEDMPIYRELKKNIQLTKDIKQALKEDNILMYGQKIINNKTNEIKYETLMRMQLPDGKILSPFVFLEHAKKARLYSMMTNKMIEKSCEYFKDKDAIFSINLMIEDIKNEKTVNFLFSKLMESNLANRVILEIVESEGIEKFEEVGDFIRKAKALGCLVAIDDFGTGYSNFEYIIKLNVDFLKIDGSLIKNIHVNDNVRLTVSTIVNFAKVLNIKTVAEYVHCQEVQDIVESLGIDFSQGYLFHEPEHLV; from the coding sequence ATGTATCGTGACAATTCTTATTATGAAGAGATTTTCAAAAATGTCTCAGAACCAATCTTTTTGTTAGAAGGTCAAAATTATATTAACGCCAATTTATCGGCATTATCTCTTTTTAAAATAAAATCAAAAAACGAACTTTTTTTATATCATCCTTTTCAATTATCTCCTGAATATCAACCTGATGGTGAACTATCATCTAAAAAAGCTAAGAGAATGTTAGCTCTTTGTTATAAAAATGGTGAGCATACATTTGAGTGGGTTTCTAAATCTACAGATGGAAAAATTTTTTTAGTAGAAATTAATTTAAAAAAAGTTCTTATCGACGACAGAGAGGTTTTAGTAAGCAAATTAAAAAATTTAGAAACTACAAGAAATATTGAAAAAGATTTAATTAAACAAAAACAAATTGTTGAGCAAAAAGATGAATATATTCAAAAAATAAATGAAATTTTATTATCAAATAAAGATAATGAAAATTTACTTGAATCTTTAATATTATTAGAAGGTTATAAAAAAGCTCTTGATGAAAGTTCAATAGTTTCTAAAACAGATTTAAAAGGAATCATTACTTATGTAAATGATAATTTTTGTGAAATTTCAGGATATAAAAAAGAAGAATTAATCGGAGCGAATCACAATATTATTAGACATCCAGATACACAAAAAGATTTCTTTAAACACTTATGGCAAACAATAAATAATAAAAAAGTATTTAAAGGTATTATAAAAAATAAGAAAAAGAATAATCAAGCATATTATGTAAATTCAACTATTATTCCACTTTTAGATAAGAATAATGAAATTACTGAATATATTGCAATAAGAAATGATATTACTTCTTTATTCGAAAAAGATGAATTAATTTATGAACAATTTACAGATGAATTAACGTCTTTGCCAAATAGACAAAAACTCTTAAATGACTTAAAAAATTCAATAAATCCAAAACTTGCAATTATAAATATTGATAGATTTAAAGATATAAACAACTCTTATGGTATAGAAATTGGAGATGAAATATTAAAAAGATTTGCAAAAAGGTTGATGACATTTAAAAGTACAAATCTAAATATTTATAGAATTTCAGGAGATATATTTGCATTTATGGCTTCTGGAAATTTTAAAATAGAAGAACTACGTAAAACATGTATGAATATTATTACTTTGTGTGATAGGGAAAATTTTATTATTGATGATTATAGTTTTGATATTTCATTTACAATAGGAATTGCAGATACTAATGATAAATTACTAACTCATGCAGAAATTGCACTTTTCTGGGCAAAAAAAATAAATATAGATATTGGAGTTTTTGATGAAGATATGCCTATTTATAGAGAATTAAAGAAAAACATTCAGTTAACAAAAGATATAAAACAAGCATTAAAAGAAGATAATATTTTAATGTATGGACAAAAAATTATAAATAATAAAACTAACGAGATAAAATATGAAACATTAATGAGGATGCAACTTCCTGATGGTAAAATTTTGTCACCTTTTGTATTTTTAGAACATGCAAAAAAAGCAAGACTTTATTCTATGATGACAAATAAAATGATTGAAAAATCTTGTGAATATTTCAAAGATAAAGATGCAATTTTTTCTATAAATTTGATGATAGAAGATATAAAAAATGAAAAAACTGTAAACTTCTTATTTTCAAAATTAATGGAATCAAATCTTGCAAATAGAGTTATTCTAGAAATAGTAGAGTCAGAGGGTATTGAGAAATTTGAAGAGGTTGGAGATTTTATTAGAAAAGCAAAAGCACTTGGTTGTTTAGTTGCAATTGATGATTTTGGAACAGGATATTCGAATTTTGAATATATTATAAAATTAAATGTAGATTTTCTAAAAATAGATGGTTCTTTGATTAAAAATATTCATGTGAATGATAATGTTAGATTAACAGTTTCAACTATTGTAAACTTTGCAAAGGTACTTAATATCAAGACTGTTGCTGAGTATGTTCACTGTCAAGAGGTTCAAGATATTGTTGAGTCTTTGGGAATAGATTTTTCACAAGGTTATTTGTTCCATGAACCTGAGCATTTGGTTTAA
- a CDS encoding MarC family protein — translation MDNLSAFLQQSITFFAILDPIGISAIALSILSTNITKTQMNTVAYKATITILVAFFVVIISGDLVLKLFGIDENSLKVMGGIILILMAISMVNGSVEKKTSKDSADDKNNEELSVIPIGIPIAFGTGLFTTIVIFKHQAQSALDLLSISVAFCLNALVFYLILRNSIYIKKYLGLTGQNIITKLMGLIVGAIAVQFIIGGIVALSKSYLGA, via the coding sequence GTGGATAACCTTTCTGCTTTTTTACAACAATCAATTACTTTTTTCGCAATTTTAGACCCAATTGGAATAAGTGCAATTGCTTTGTCAATACTTAGTACAAATATTACAAAAACACAAATGAATACTGTTGCATATAAAGCTACTATTACGATTTTAGTAGCTTTTTTTGTGGTAATAATTAGTGGAGATTTGGTTTTAAAACTTTTTGGAATAGATGAAAACTCATTAAAAGTTATGGGTGGAATTATTCTAATTTTAATGGCTATTTCTATGGTAAATGGTTCAGTTGAAAAGAAAACTTCAAAAGATTCAGCTGATGATAAAAATAATGAAGAATTATCAGTAATCCCAATTGGAATTCCAATTGCTTTTGGTACTGGATTATTTACAACTATTGTAATTTTTAAACATCAAGCTCAGAGTGCATTAGATTTATTGTCTATTTCCGTTGCTTTTTGTTTAAATGCTTTAGTATTTTATTTGATACTTAGAAACTCAATTTATATTAAAAAATATTTAGGTCTTACTGGACAAAATATTATTACAAAATTGATGGGATTAATTGTTGGAGCAATTGCAGTGCAATTTATAATTGGTGGAATCGTTGCCTTATCAAAAAGTTATTTAGGTGCTTGA
- a CDS encoding transporter substrate-binding domain-containing protein has product MRKNGILHTGKKLVMLVLAFASLNMFAADLDLWKNSTLNKIVQKGELRVGLEPGYMPFEMKDKKGEVIGYDVDMAKKMAKELGVKLTLVPTAWDGIIAGLITDKYDIIISGMTVTQQRNLEVNFANPYLVVGQTVLMNKSLEGKIKTAQELDKSGYTIVTKLGTSAEIAIKKFYKNAKIVTFETEADAVSEVLNNNADAFVYDQPYNLLFMADKGKDKLVHLDKALTYEPLAWAIRKGDPDFLNWLNNFLRQCQEDKVVDFSNELYNKWLVDTTWLKRVQ; this is encoded by the coding sequence ATGAGAAAAAATGGAATCCTGCACACAGGTAAAAAGCTAGTTATGTTGGTTTTAGCATTTGCATCATTAAATATGTTTGCTGCTGATTTAGATTTATGGAAAAATTCAACTTTGAATAAGATTGTTCAAAAAGGTGAATTAAGAGTTGGTTTAGAACCAGGTTATATGCCTTTTGAAATGAAAGATAAAAAAGGTGAAGTTATAGGTTATGATGTTGATATGGCTAAAAAAATGGCTAAAGAATTAGGTGTTAAATTAACATTAGTTCCAACTGCGTGGGATGGAATTATCGCTGGTTTAATAACTGATAAATACGATATTATCATATCTGGTATGACTGTTACTCAACAAAGAAATTTAGAAGTAAATTTTGCAAATCCATATTTAGTTGTAGGGCAAACTGTTCTTATGAATAAATCATTAGAAGGTAAAATTAAAACTGCACAAGAGTTGGATAAATCTGGATATACAATTGTGACAAAACTTGGAACATCAGCAGAAATTGCAATTAAAAAATTCTATAAAAATGCAAAAATTGTTACATTTGAAACTGAAGCAGATGCTGTTAGTGAAGTTTTAAATAATAATGCCGATGCTTTTGTTTATGACCAACCATACAATCTTTTGTTTATGGCTGATAAAGGTAAAGATAAATTAGTTCATTTAGATAAAGCATTAACTTATGAACCATTAGCATGGGCTATTAGAAAAGGTGATCCAGATTTCTTAAATTGGTTAAATAATTTCTTAAGACAATGTCAAGAAGACAAAGTTGTTGACTTCTCAAATGAGTTATATAATAAATGGTTAGTTGATACTACTTGGCTAAAAAGAGTTCAATAA
- a CDS encoding phytanoyl-CoA dioxygenase family protein, which translates to MKLDENQLKEFNENGFLILRNFADSALCDEILEKAKIHLENKTAPIETEQEYMHLNKDKITVRRLRQVYDREEVFQKWMTNEKIRPILKQVLNDTPVLTLAHHNSIMTKLPHESTRTFWHQDRRYWNFENNDLVSVWLALGDEYLDNGLLEFIPASHKLNLEKDQFDEVSNFKDEHPKNLEIIKNKVHANLQKGDVVLFHCKTLHHASKNNSDKAKISFVYTVRAASNKPLNNTRSDFKEVILD; encoded by the coding sequence ATGAAATTAGATGAAAACCAACTAAAAGAGTTCAATGAAAATGGATTTTTAATCCTAAGAAATTTTGCAGATTCAGCACTTTGTGATGAGATTTTAGAAAAAGCTAAAATCCATCTTGAAAATAAAACTGCACCTATTGAAACTGAACAAGAGTATATGCACTTAAACAAAGACAAAATAACTGTAAGAAGATTAAGACAAGTATATGATAGAGAAGAAGTTTTTCAAAAATGGATGACAAATGAGAAAATTAGACCCATTTTAAAACAAGTTTTAAATGATACACCTGTTTTAACTTTAGCTCATCATAACTCTATTATGACAAAGTTACCACACGAAAGTACTAGAACTTTTTGGCACCAAGATAGACGTTATTGGAATTTTGAAAATAATGATTTAGTTTCTGTTTGGTTAGCTTTAGGCGATGAATATTTAGATAATGGACTTTTAGAGTTTATACCAGCTTCTCATAAACTAAATTTAGAAAAAGATCAATTTGATGAAGTGAGCAATTTCAAAGATGAACATCCAAAAAATCTTGAAATCATAAAAAATAAAGTTCATGCAAATTTACAAAAAGGTGATGTTGTATTATTTCACTGTAAAACTCTTCACCATGCAAGTAAAAACAATAGTGACAAAGCAAAAATCTCTTTTGTTTACACGGTTAGAGCAGCTTCAAATAAACCTTTAAACAACACAAGAAGTGATTTTAAAGAGGTAATTCTTGACTGA
- a CDS encoding LysE/ArgO family amino acid transporter, translated as MLDIYLKGFIVTISLIVAIGAQNAYILKLGLLKQYVLLAVSLCILFDFILISLGVFGLGYFIQGNQLLINIIAIIGIVFLCVYAILSFKSALKNESLQIDGNVKTNPIKQVITLILVFTFLNPHTYLDTILLIGGIGANIENGLKIYFLLGAVSASAIWFFSLGFGARFLIPLFKKPITWKLLDISIGFLMLFIAYSLKDLIVY; from the coding sequence GTGCTTGATATATACTTAAAAGGCTTTATAGTAACTATTTCTTTGATAGTTGCTATAGGTGCTCAAAATGCTTATATACTAAAACTAGGACTTTTAAAACAGTATGTTTTATTGGCTGTTAGTTTATGTATTTTATTTGATTTTATTCTAATTAGTCTTGGTGTTTTTGGGTTAGGATATTTTATTCAAGGTAATCAACTTTTAATAAATATTATTGCAATTATCGGAATAGTTTTTTTATGTGTATATGCAATACTATCTTTTAAATCTGCTTTAAAAAATGAGAGTTTACAAATAGATGGAAATGTTAAAACAAATCCAATAAAACAAGTTATAACTCTAATTCTAGTTTTTACTTTTTTAAACCCACACACTTATTTGGACACAATTTTACTAATTGGTGGAATTGGTGCAAATATTGAAAATGGCTTGAAAATCTATTTTTTATTAGGTGCGGTAAGTGCTTCTGCTATATGGTTTTTTTCATTAGGCTTTGGAGCTAGATTTTTAATTCCACTATTTAAAAAGCCTATTACTTGGAAACTACTTGATATTAGTATTGGTTTTTTGATGTTGTTTATTGCTTACTCTTTAAAAGATTTGATAGTTTATTAG